GGTGGCCAGGGTAAGGGGAAAGCAGGCCCTGGGACCAAGGACAGCGACTGGGCCATGACGCTCTTGCTCCAGCTGGCTAGCACCTACTTGTACTGAACCAGAGGACACAGCTGTCCTTCACAGTGTAGACATGGCCTGGACTACCAGGCTGGGTGCGAGACCCTGCAAACATTCCATACCTGGGCACCAATTGCCAACTCTCTCTCCACTCTACCTCACCTGGAAAGCAAGTTCCTGCCTGACTTTGAATGACTGAGGTGGAACCACGAAGTGTGGCAGTGACACCAGCACCCTGGAACCCAGCCCTATCCCTAGCATACAAAAGTGAGACTGGAGTTTAGTGTCTTGGGATCTTGTAGAGTGTTTCTTAATTGATGTGTTGAGTAAACTAAGCTCCTTGTAGTCCTGTTCATGGACATGGTGTTCCCTCTGAGtggagagccagaggcaggcaaggTAGGCTACACCCTAGACATCAGTAAGCTACGAGCCAATGGGATTTagaagggaaaaaacaaacaaaaaacaaaaccccataaaAGCTTCAAAATGATCACTATAGGGAAACCAGGACTGTTCAGCTTGCATTAATTTATAGGAACTTTTGGACACAAAGCTGGATATGTTTTGGGAGCTCATCAACTGTGGGTGGGCCCCAAAGCCCCCTCAGGTCATTTATCTAGGTTTTCAATGTCCTAATAAAGTAGGTGATCCCAGGCCTTTGTGTTTTGTGTCTATTGTGACAGTTCTGATGTTCAAGGCCTCTGAACAATCCATGTTAAATGACTGGTTCGCAGGGTGGGATGTCTTGAGGTCACTGGGGTGTGCTCTGGAAGAGGACTATGGGAGCCTGGTTCATTGTTTCCCAACTGATGAGATATGTGACTTGCTCTGTCAAGCACACCTACCAGGATATGTTGCCATGACAGAAGCCAAAAGCACTGAGACCACTCACTGATCATGGACTGCACTTTCAGAACtgtgtgagccaaaataaactttttctaggttgcctcaggtgttttttttttgttgttgttttgttttttataatttttccttcCCCTAGGTGTGGCAGCATAAGCCTTTaaatctgtgagtctgaggccagccctgtctacacagtgagttccagactatcGAGGGCTACAAGTTGAGATCCTGTCCAGTCCCTTAATTTTATGTACGaatgtatgttttgtgtgtgtgtgtgtgtgtcgggggagggAGGTGTTCTCCCTTAATTTTATGTACGaatgtatgttttgtgtgtgtgtgtgtgtgtcgggggagggAGGTGTTCAAACATGTCACTCATTGTGGAATGTGCTAGTACGTGGAGTAAGGATATAGATAAGATTTCCAACCCTCCCAACCCCCTGTAAACAGAAACAGGCCACTGGGAAAGATCATGAGGCAGAGTGCCCCATGGGAATTCTGAATCGGAGTTAAAGGCAGTAAAGCAATCTTctgacattttaaaggaaaactatTTTGAAGACTCTTATAGCCAATCCCTTAAGTATACAAGTGAGATAAACACTTCTAGATActgaagatttaaaacaaaaattgacTTCCACACTCACCTCAGGAAGTTATCAGATAATGTGTGACCAATTGGGAGAGGAAACACAGGGTCCCAGAAACAGGGTCATAAGTTGGGGATGTAGCTGAGGGGCATGTTTGCCTAGGATGCATGAAACCTGGGTTCAGTcaccagcactgcataaactaggCATTGTGGCACTGACCTGAAATCTCAGAATTTGGAAGGTACAGGCtggaagtttaaggccagccataTAATGAGACTGAGGCTAGCCCCGGCTACAGGCCTCAGGGGGGAAATCCAGAACCCCCAGTCTGATGACAAAGGGGGTCTAACAAGGGTCACAAGGAGTCAATCGATGACTCGGGTTCAAGGTCACTTCAGAGGCATCAAGATAAAAGGAGACAGCACCGATGACTGTCTTGAGATTGCTGATCACTAAAAGAACTTGTAGTTTATTAGTAataaagacacaggaaatgaattaaaggagaaggaagagaagagtgaTGATTAATTCCAGAAAAAACAAAGGGTGGTGAGGGAGCCACTGTGTATGTACTAGTGACTCAGGCAGCGTGTGATATATACAAAGTGTTCGGTCTTGAGACAGTGTGGTGACTCTAAGGCCACCAAGATCCAGAGTCTGGGAGCAGCCTCTCAAGAGCGAAGAAGAGCTTAACACCTGGACAGAGGAAATGTGGAATGTTTAAGGATAAGAAGAGGGGCATCATTTTGGCTAAGCAGGAGCTGGTGTTCAACTGTGGGCACTGGGTGACTGGACAAAGGGGCTGGTGCTGGGTCAACAGAAAGACACTGCAGATCCTCTCCTCACAGTAAGACCTGGGGTGGGAGTTCTCCAGATTCCTCATGACTGTCTTCCCTTCTCCAATCCATATCCTAAGAAAGTGATTCTGGACACTCCATGGTGCCAACAGCAGAGGCCTAAAGCTGTCCTGGAAACACTAGCTGGAGACTCTGAAGCAGGGGTAGTTCTGATCTCCTGGGCCTCAGTGTTTTTAGACCCACTAGTCAAGAGCAAGATGTTGGGATTGTTTTAAAAACTCCCTTCACAAGGTCTACTCTGCAGAGGTAATCTATTGACCACAGCTCCTGCCTGAGTCAGTACCTGGATGCTTTTGGAGATACAGATGGCCCTGGGGAGTCCCACCCCTTCTTCAGCTCTGGGTTTGGAGGCCATGAGCTTTGCTAATGACACCAGGAGATGATTTCACCAGCACTTCAGGACACAAACTTACACAGCCTTGGATCTTGACCATGTTCAAGCCTGCTTCTTCAGATATTTAACTCTGGTGGGGTACGAAAAGTGAGTTTAAGAAGCCAGGGAAGGTAGGCAACAGAGTGGTTTTTGGGCAAGAGGAACCTCAAATTTGAGGACAGCCAAATGGCTTCAGATGTCACTGATGGTCTCTTTCAATACTTGTGAGCACTGGACAACAACTGAACGAGAAAATGCTGCTGCCGCCCCTACTCAACAGAGAACACAGAGCCAAGACAAACGGGTTCTCAGGAAGGAGGGAGTCATCCCAGAGGAAATGGGCAGGAGAGTGagaagttcaaacaagaaatacagATGAAGTGACACACTGAGAGAGATCCTGGCCATGACTGTGAGGAGATGGGTGCCATTTGGATGTGAatgtccctcctctctcctcctcctggtGCTCTGACCAAGAATGTTCATCCATCACAGTCTTGGGATCCCAGAGAAAGGAAGTTTCCATGGGTACGGTCCAGGCAacccttcttcatctcagagTCCTCGAATCTCAGAGAACTGGGGATTCTGTAGTGTGGCCCAGGCAGGTTCTGGAATTCAGGGTCTCAGCAGGAGGCGTGTTCCTGGCCACTTGAGCCACAGGAAGGGAACCAGGCGCCGGCTGAAGGTGGTCGTGAAGGTATAGATGAGTTCCTGTGATTCTGCATTGGTGAATGTCACAGTGCCCCCTTCATAATCCAGGGCGATGCCTACTCTCCGGGGCCGCAGCACTGGGAAGAGCTGGGCCTCGGGGCTTGTGTTGGCCCAGATGCCTGAGGAGGAGAGCCGAAGGGCCCACACACCATCCTCTGGTCGCAGGGAGAGGTCCCCTTTCCTCTTCACAGAGTCTTTGGCCACTCCCACCATGCAGCTTTCCagaacttcctcctcctcttcctcttcctcctcctcttcctcccctagtGATTCCTCATCCTCATCTGTTTCCCAGTCTTCATATCCATCCCCATAGCCAgcctcctcatcttcttcctcctcttccccttcttcttcctcctccccctcttcctcatcctctgacCAGCCTTCTCGCTCCAACTCCACTTCCCAGTATACCTTGCCCCAGGTGAAGCCCTTGCTGCCCAACACCCCCGGCTCACAGTCAAACTGCTGGGGGTGCAGGCAGTCACACTGGTACTGGCTGGTATAGGTCACACacttccagtcctctgaaagCTGCAGGTACCCGCTGGCCGACTGTGGGTCCAGGGTGACACTGACTGTGGGACAAGGGAGGAAGTAATAGTGTCAGTGGCAGGCTGGGAAGGGGCAGCCAGTCTCCACTGTGCAGGGCTGTCTCACTGTACAGTCCAGAGTGCTATCTacatcacagtctctgtgaactgTGTCCTCTGGAGGTACTCAGCATACACAGCACAGGTCTGGGCAAGATGATCTCTGGCCTTGGGCTACCACTGCTGTTTGCTTGAAAGGACCATGTGGTCAGGCAGATGAGGACTAGAAGTATAGTCAGAAATGTAAGGGGAGGGGCCACCTTTGGGCAATACCAGTGAGGATTCCACgggggttgttttgtttactCACCTGTCTTATACTCCAAGTCTCTAAGCAGCTTGCCTAAGGatgaaaaagaagacagaacTGAGCTTCAGACCAGCAAACTCATGAAGCCATTTCTTACTTGGCATTAATTATGAGACAAGGCTCTACTGGAGATCCCAAGGAGAAAAGATACAGAAGCTACAGCTCCTTGGAAGGATGAGATGGGAGAAGATGAGAAGCCAGGAAACCTTCACATGTGGTCCAGCCTGACCTCCAGCCTGGTGCTGTCCCCAGTGCTTACCCTGGAACTGCCTCAGGCCTCGCTGCAGAGAGAGAAGTTTATCTGAGAATTCTCCTGCCTTTCTTTTAACCATGTGAGGGATGGCTTTCCCAATCCAGAACTTCTTCCGTGGGTACCTGAAAACGTGATGGACACAACAACCTGTCATTTggctcttgtgcttttctgccaGTGTTCATGACAACTATAAAATGAGCAGGAAAGGTTTGATTATCCTTAATCAAGAGACAGAAAAGCTGGCCAAAGACAAAACTAGGACACAGACCGCCAGCAGATCCCACAAGTGAGCACTCTGTCCACCAAGCCAGGCTCTGACTCTCCCACTGTGCTTCAGGTAAAACAGTGAGGCCAGTCGGACTTCAGAGATCATGCTGGGAGAGAACAGCCTCTAATCCCCAATGACTGCTCTTTCTTAAAGGCCATGGATGAGACACGGGCCGCCTTGCCTTTGGCATCCTATCACTCCCCATCATTTACACAGACCATGGCCacagaggtggggagaggaacAACGAGCAAATGAAACTCTTACCTGTTGGCAAAGTCCTTGGTGTCCTggcaaaggaagaaaacacaagcaCCAAAGTGAATTAAGTAAAACTGCATCCGTAAGTCAGTACCAgagaacacacaggcacacaacagCAAACGAAACACACATGGCTTCCTCCCCAGGGAGCTGACAGTCTGGTGGGGCTAGAAAACAAGCAACAGGCTGGAGcgacggctcagtggctaagccatttcactggctgctcttccagaggacccaggttcaattcccagcactcacatggcaggtcactaccatcagtaactccagtttcagagaaccCCATGCCTTCTTTAGGCTTCCATAGGCACCAAGCATACAAGTGGTAAACAAACACACATCCATGTGCAAacaacataatataaaataaataagataaaatggacAAACAACGTAATGTAAGGGCAGAAGTAAGCAGAGGTGGCAAGTGACCTGGCCTCTCCAAGGAGACACTTAGCTAAGGTTTGAAGAACGATAAAGTACTAGCTGAGTGCAGACTGATAAGAAATGGGAAAGGCCTTAGAGGGGAGGCAGGGCCAGAGCACACCAGGCAGGATGCGGTGATGGTGGTGAATTTTATTCTATGCACAGTGGGATAAAGGGCAACTCTCTCTCAGCACCCATTTCCCCTCCTCTCcacttttaaatgtgtatgtgtgtgtgtgtgtgtgtgtgtgtgtgtgtacacaccataCCAcaatgtatgtggaggtcaaaggacaactgtgggagttggttctctccttccaccctatGGGTTCTGTGGGTTAAACTCAGGTGACCAGGCTTAGTAgcaggtgtctttacctgctaagtcatGTTACCTGCCTTTCCCCCTTCTTTATAATGCTAAACTCCTTAAGTTCTGCCCTGCTAAGTGTCCAGTCAagaaactacatttcccataTTCCCTACAATCAAGTCTGGTCATGTGACTGAGCTCCAATGGGATGCAAGGCGAAAAGACCAAGACTTCTCACTCtttgtcctttaaaaaacaaaataacattgcTTTCTAGTTCCTTTCTTTTCGTTGGCTGAATTCGGAACACAGTGATGAATCCAGCTCAAATTGCAGGGCTGAACAATATCCCCAAGACTAGATGGTCAGCTAGAAATAAACCAGCTCCTGGATGACTTTATGGATGTCTCTAGACCCACACCTCTGAACTGCtgcaaagacagaaaaggaatttCTTCTCTAAATGAGTATTGAGCAGAAACTAGCAGAAACCCCAGGTGACCATCACTTGGCTGCTCCCTGGCAAATGGTTGTAGGAGGCAATGGGAACAGGGGAGGTGACCCTGGTGGCTGCTGTGGAACAGGGAGCTGGAGATGGCAGCGGGGGCACAAGAGAGAGCTGAGCAGCCCATGACTGTTTCAGAGCGACTCAAGTGGATGTGCTGGCCAAAGATCACTACGGATTGGCACCCTGTGCAGGAGAAGACATTGGTTTTGTCTGCATGAGGGGAAGAcacaaggaaggacagagaggctgGGAACATCTTGTGAGATGATGCTCTGGTGAGTCTGAGAGCCCCCGGGAGTTCTCGTGTTGACTGTTTTCATCTTCCTTTCACTTATTCCACAAACCTTTGCTAAGTGATTCcttgtgccaggcaagcactgatCTAGAAGTTTGAAGtagcaataaagaagacaaatcCCTACCTGTGTAGAGCAGGCATCCTAGCAGAGGGAAGCAGacaagagaggggaaaaaatcaacataaaaatatataacatcATACCCAGTTAGTGACAGGTGCTACGGGAGTGAGGGTGaaggggggtgggcagaggggcaGGCTGGCTTCGGAGAGAGGTACAACTTGTAAAACAAAGGCAATCCTCAAATAGTGGCTGTTAAGGACTGTTCCAGAAGGTTCAGGAGCTTTGCTCCAGGGAAACCCAGA
This DNA window, taken from Peromyscus maniculatus bairdii isolate BWxNUB_F1_BW_parent chromosome 21, HU_Pman_BW_mat_3.1, whole genome shotgun sequence, encodes the following:
- the Trim26 gene encoding tripartite motif-containing protein 26 isoform X2, whose product is MAASAPLRSLEEEVTCSICLDYLRDPVTIDCGHVFCRSCTGDIRPISGNRPVCPLCKKPFKKENIRPVWQLASLVENIERMKVDNGRQPGELAREPQDMKLCERHQEKLHYYCEDDGKLLCVMCRESREHRPHTAVLVEKAALPHREKILNHLNTLRRDKEKIQGFQAKGEADILAALTKLQEQRQYIVAEFKQGHQFLKKREQHLLDQLSTLEQLLTEGREKFKTRGVSELGRLTLVISELEGKARQPAAELMQDTKDFANRYPRKKFWIGKAIPHMVKRKAGEFSDKLLSLQRGLRQFQGKLLRDLEYKTVSVTLDPQSASGYLQLSEDWKCVTYTSQYQCDCLHPQQFDCEPGVLGSKGFTWGKVYWEVELEREGWSEDEEEGEEEEEGEEEEEDEEAGYGDGYEDWETDEDEESLGEEEEEEEEEEEEVLESCMVGVAKDSVKRKGDLSLRPEDGVWALRLSSSGIWANTSPEAQLFPVLRPRRVGIALDYEGGTVTFTNAESQELIYTFTTTFSRRLVPFLWLKWPGTRLLLRP
- the Trim26 gene encoding tripartite motif-containing protein 26 isoform X1; this encodes MAASAPLRSLEEEVTCSICLDYLRDPVTIDCGHVFCRSCTGDIRPISGNRPVCPLCKKPFKKENIRPVWQLASLVENIERMKVDNGRQPGELAREPQDMKLCERHQEKLHYYCEDDGKLLCVMCRESREHRPHTAVLVEKAALPHREKILNHLNTLRRDKEKIQGFQAKGEADILAALTKLQEQRQYIVAEFKQGHQFLKKREQHLLDQLSTLEQLLTEGREKFKTRGVSELGRLTLVISELEGKARQPAAELMQDACSTQDTKDFANRYPRKKFWIGKAIPHMVKRKAGEFSDKLLSLQRGLRQFQGKLLRDLEYKTVSVTLDPQSASGYLQLSEDWKCVTYTSQYQCDCLHPQQFDCEPGVLGSKGFTWGKVYWEVELEREGWSEDEEEGEEEEEGEEEEEDEEAGYGDGYEDWETDEDEESLGEEEEEEEEEEEEVLESCMVGVAKDSVKRKGDLSLRPEDGVWALRLSSSGIWANTSPEAQLFPVLRPRRVGIALDYEGGTVTFTNAESQELIYTFTTTFSRRLVPFLWLKWPGTRLLLRP